One segment of Ricinus communis isolate WT05 ecotype wild-type chromosome 8, ASM1957865v1, whole genome shotgun sequence DNA contains the following:
- the LOC8274499 gene encoding proline-rich receptor-like protein kinase PERK15 isoform X2, which yields MSTLVIAVVVPAVAILLLMVFLYLFMRARRSNRPTTTTTDDLDAERSQLPHPRQTREGQQDLKPLAISLNTSTTINEKVQSCQQRVFTYQELAAATVKKLKYQDDERKEKEFETEILTISRVRHQHLVMLVGYCIDKADRLLVYEFVPKNSLRTHLHGENRTSLNWPTRMRIALGSAKALAYLHEGCKPKIIHRDIKAENILLDQDFEPKIADFGLAKDFSNSVSHISTDPKGTFGYLPPEYAFERKLTDKSDVFSFGIVLLELITGRKPVDGKDNDRVNLAVWVVPQIKQALEDGSYKSLIDPNLLENYDVNEMGRMVSCAAACVYKPAKHRPQMSQIVEALRGNLPSELLWVSNNDTSFLYDGAPYLSFPGGGGGSSEFNSEQYMNSYALESQENSRAEDM from the exons ATGTCGACACTGGTCATAGCTGTGGTTGTCCCAGCGGTGGCGATTCTGCTACTAATGGTGTTTCTTTACTTGTTCATGAGGGCGAGGAGGTCTAATCGCCCCACCACCACCACGACAG ATGACCTTGACGCTGAGAGATCTCAGCTACCTCACCCCAGACAGACTAGAGAAGGGCAACAAGACCTAAAGCCTCTTGCCATTTCATTGAATACTAGTACAACAATTAATGAGAAGGTCCAAAGTTGTCAGCAGAGGGTATTTACTTATCAGGAACTAGCAGCTGCAACTG TCAAGAAGCTCAAGTATCAGGATGATGAAcgcaaagaaaaagaatttgagaCAGAGATTCTGACCATTAGTCGTGTCCGACATCAACATCTTGTTATGCTGGTGGGATATTGCATTGATAAAGCTGATAGGCTGCTTGTTTATGAGTTTGTTCCCAAAAACTCCTTGAGAACTCATTTGCACG GAGAGAATAGAACCAGTTTAAATTGGCCAACCAGAATGAGGATCGCTTTGGGCTCTGCAAAAGCATTGGCATATCTGCATGAAGGAT GTAAACCCAAGATCATCCACAGAGATATCAAGGCGGAAAACATTCTCCTTGATCAAGATTTTGAACCAAAG ATTGCGGATTTTGGACTTGCCaaagatttttcaaattctgtTTCACACATTTCCACGGACCCCAAGGGAACATTTGG TTATTTGCCTCCTGAGTATGCCTTCGAGAGGAAGCTCACTGATAAATCTGATGTCTTTTCCTTCGGCATTGTGCTACTGGAGTTGATCACTGGTAGAAAACCTGTCGATGGTAAAGACAATGATCGGGTTAACCTAGCTGTCTGG GTGGTCCCTCAAATTAAACAAGCTTTGGAAGATGGCAGCTACAAATCTCTTATTGATCCCAATTTACTGGAAAACTATGATGTAAATGAAATGGGTCGAATGGTCTCTTGTGCTGCAGCTTGTGTATACAAACCTGCTAAGCATCGCCCTCAAATGAGCCAG ATAGTTGAAGCTCTAAGAGGGAACCTGCCCTCTGAGTTATTATGGGTCAGCAATAATGACACCAGTTTCTTGTACGATGGTGCACCATACTTGTCATTCcctggaggaggaggaggaagcTCGGAATTTAATTCTGAGCAATATATGAACAGTTATGCCCTAGAGAGCCAAGAGAACAGTAGGGCTGAGGATATGTGA
- the LOC8274499 gene encoding proline-rich receptor-like protein kinase PERK15 isoform X1, with the protein MSTLVIAVVVPAVAILLLMVFLYLFMRARRSNRPTTTTTDDLDAERSQLPHPRQTREGQQDLKPLAISLNTSTTINEKVQSCQQRVFTYQELAAATGNFSNANCLGKGGFGEVYKGVLENSQVIAVKKLKYQDDERKEKEFETEILTISRVRHQHLVMLVGYCIDKADRLLVYEFVPKNSLRTHLHGENRTSLNWPTRMRIALGSAKALAYLHEGCKPKIIHRDIKAENILLDQDFEPKIADFGLAKDFSNSVSHISTDPKGTFGYLPPEYAFERKLTDKSDVFSFGIVLLELITGRKPVDGKDNDRVNLAVWVVPQIKQALEDGSYKSLIDPNLLENYDVNEMGRMVSCAAACVYKPAKHRPQMSQIVEALRGNLPSELLWVSNNDTSFLYDGAPYLSFPGGGGGSSEFNSEQYMNSYALESQENSRAEDM; encoded by the exons ATGTCGACACTGGTCATAGCTGTGGTTGTCCCAGCGGTGGCGATTCTGCTACTAATGGTGTTTCTTTACTTGTTCATGAGGGCGAGGAGGTCTAATCGCCCCACCACCACCACGACAG ATGACCTTGACGCTGAGAGATCTCAGCTACCTCACCCCAGACAGACTAGAGAAGGGCAACAAGACCTAAAGCCTCTTGCCATTTCATTGAATACTAGTACAACAATTAATGAGAAGGTCCAAAGTTGTCAGCAGAGGGTATTTACTTATCAGGAACTAGCAGCTGCAACTGGTAATTTCTCTAATGCTAACTGCCTTGGCAAGGGTGGTTTTGGTGAAGTCTATAAGGGAGTTCTTGAAAATTCCCAAGTTATTGCAGTCAAGAAGCTCAAGTATCAGGATGATGAAcgcaaagaaaaagaatttgagaCAGAGATTCTGACCATTAGTCGTGTCCGACATCAACATCTTGTTATGCTGGTGGGATATTGCATTGATAAAGCTGATAGGCTGCTTGTTTATGAGTTTGTTCCCAAAAACTCCTTGAGAACTCATTTGCACG GAGAGAATAGAACCAGTTTAAATTGGCCAACCAGAATGAGGATCGCTTTGGGCTCTGCAAAAGCATTGGCATATCTGCATGAAGGAT GTAAACCCAAGATCATCCACAGAGATATCAAGGCGGAAAACATTCTCCTTGATCAAGATTTTGAACCAAAG ATTGCGGATTTTGGACTTGCCaaagatttttcaaattctgtTTCACACATTTCCACGGACCCCAAGGGAACATTTGG TTATTTGCCTCCTGAGTATGCCTTCGAGAGGAAGCTCACTGATAAATCTGATGTCTTTTCCTTCGGCATTGTGCTACTGGAGTTGATCACTGGTAGAAAACCTGTCGATGGTAAAGACAATGATCGGGTTAACCTAGCTGTCTGG GTGGTCCCTCAAATTAAACAAGCTTTGGAAGATGGCAGCTACAAATCTCTTATTGATCCCAATTTACTGGAAAACTATGATGTAAATGAAATGGGTCGAATGGTCTCTTGTGCTGCAGCTTGTGTATACAAACCTGCTAAGCATCGCCCTCAAATGAGCCAG ATAGTTGAAGCTCTAAGAGGGAACCTGCCCTCTGAGTTATTATGGGTCAGCAATAATGACACCAGTTTCTTGTACGATGGTGCACCATACTTGTCATTCcctggaggaggaggaggaagcTCGGAATTTAATTCTGAGCAATATATGAACAGTTATGCCCTAGAGAGCCAAGAGAACAGTAGGGCTGAGGATATGTGA